From the genome of Pseudomonas sp. TMP9, one region includes:
- a CDS encoding glutathione peroxidase, which translates to MSAFHDLNLRALDGQELPLAPFKGQVVLVVNVASKCGLTPQYAGLEALYQQYKDQGFNVLGLPCNQFAAQEPDSEQAIAEFCSLNYGVTFALGSKLEVNGPDRHPLYRLLAGEGAEFPGDITWNFEKFLVGPDGRVLARFSPRTTPDDPALIQAIEKALA; encoded by the coding sequence ATGAGTGCCTTTCACGACCTCAACCTGCGTGCACTGGATGGCCAAGAGTTGCCGCTGGCTCCTTTTAAGGGGCAGGTGGTGTTGGTGGTCAATGTGGCCTCCAAGTGCGGTTTGACGCCTCAATACGCCGGCTTAGAAGCGCTTTATCAGCAGTACAAAGACCAAGGCTTCAACGTATTGGGCTTGCCGTGCAACCAGTTTGCCGCGCAGGAACCGGACAGCGAGCAGGCCATAGCTGAGTTCTGCAGCCTTAATTACGGCGTCACGTTTGCGCTGGGCAGCAAGCTTGAAGTCAACGGGCCGGATCGTCACCCCTTGTACCGTCTACTGGCCGGCGAGGGGGCTGAGTTTCCGGGTGATATCACTTGGAATTTCGAGAAATTCTTGGTCGGCCCGGATGGTCGCGTGCTGGCGCGATTCTCCCCGCGCACCACGCCGGATGATCCAGCTCTGATCCAGGCGATCGAGAAAGCCCTGGCTTAA
- a CDS encoding peptidylprolyl isomerase, translating to MLIAANKAVSIDYTLTNDAGEVIDSSAGGAPLVFLHGAGNIIGGLEKALLGKQVGDEMDVSIEPEDAYGEYSAELVTTLSRSMFEGVDELEVGMQFHASGPDGGMQIVTIRELDGDDVIVDGNHPLAGQRLHFKIKIVDVRDASEEEVAHGHIHGEGGHHH from the coding sequence ATGCTGATCGCCGCCAATAAGGCCGTCTCCATCGACTATACCCTGACTAACGATGCCGGTGAGGTGATCGATAGTTCCGCAGGCGGCGCGCCGCTGGTTTTTCTTCACGGTGCTGGAAACATCATCGGTGGCCTGGAAAAAGCCCTGTTGGGCAAGCAGGTTGGCGACGAAATGGACGTTTCCATCGAGCCTGAAGATGCCTATGGCGAGTACAGCGCCGAACTGGTCACGACCCTTAGCCGTTCAATGTTTGAAGGCGTGGATGAACTGGAAGTTGGCATGCAGTTTCATGCCTCGGGTCCAGACGGTGGTATGCAAATTGTCACTATCCGTGAGTTGGACGGTGATGATGTAATTGTTGACGGTAACCATCCGCTAGCCGGCCAGCGCCTGCACTTTAAAATCAAAATTGTTGACGTGCGTGATGCCAGTGAAGAAGAAGTGGCCCATGGGCATATTCATGGCGAAGGCGGTCACCATCATTAA
- a CDS encoding nitroreductase family protein, whose amino-acid sequence MTQFVSDNAIASTPPAALRELIESRRAVRRFTAEAVPDDVVRDCLELAVLAPNSCNLQPWSFQVIRDPALLALLHPICMSQNAAKAPLIIAVLARPDTWQQACQNVIKYWPEPEVPARIRSFYSKTAPFQYNQGPFGLLGLFKRQLLRVAAWRKPLMRAPNSRAQMRIWAVKSTALAAQNLMLAFQSHGYATCPMEGFDEVRLRKTLSIPRQALPIMLLAVGKQDEKGVYNPRLRFPLEQHVTWL is encoded by the coding sequence ATGACTCAGTTTGTTTCCGATAACGCCATAGCCTCCACCCCACCTGCCGCCCTGCGCGAACTGATCGAAAGTCGCCGCGCGGTGCGACGCTTTACTGCCGAAGCAGTGCCCGATGACGTGGTGCGCGACTGCTTGGAACTGGCCGTCTTAGCGCCTAACTCTTGCAACCTGCAGCCCTGGAGTTTTCAGGTAATTCGCGATCCGGCGTTGTTAGCGTTATTGCACCCCATCTGCATGAGCCAGAATGCCGCCAAAGCCCCGTTGATTATTGCTGTGCTGGCGCGCCCGGATACGTGGCAGCAGGCCTGCCAAAACGTCATTAAATATTGGCCGGAACCTGAAGTGCCGGCGCGCATTCGCAGTTTCTACAGCAAGACCGCACCGTTCCAATACAACCAAGGGCCATTCGGTTTGCTCGGTTTGTTCAAGCGCCAGTTGCTGCGCGTGGCCGCCTGGCGTAAGCCGCTGATGCGTGCGCCGAACAGCCGCGCGCAGATGCGTATCTGGGCGGTGAAGTCCACGGCACTGGCCGCGCAAAATCTGATGTTGGCCTTCCAAAGCCATGGTTATGCCACGTGCCCCATGGAAGGTTTTGATGAAGTGCGTTTGCGCAAGACGCTGAGTATTCCGCGCCAGGCCTTACCGATCATGCTGCTGGCGGTAGGCAAACAGGATGAGAAGGGCGTGTACAACCCGCGTCTGCGCTTTCCGCTGGAGCAGCACGTGACGTGGTTGTAG
- a CDS encoding DUF3565 domain-containing protein produces the protein METALLAAISMGQDLLLGNKERASLPKGTRESEPSTDGRPARLLDFRQDEHGDWVAVLSCGHTQHLRHQPPWQNRAWVLNAKQRNAQRGKPFVCGWCAAEYQAHEKAMQPAQHDLN, from the coding sequence ATGGAGACGGCCTTATTGGCGGCGATCAGCATGGGGCAGGACCTTTTGCTTGGAAATAAAGAGCGGGCAAGTTTACCCAAGGGCACGCGCGAAAGCGAACCGAGCACAGACGGACGGCCAGCCCGGCTGCTTGATTTTCGTCAGGATGAACACGGCGATTGGGTGGCAGTATTGTCCTGCGGCCATACGCAGCACCTTCGCCACCAACCGCCCTGGCAGAATCGTGCCTGGGTATTGAACGCCAAACAACGCAACGCGCAGCGAGGTAAGCCTTTCGTCTGCGGCTGGTGCGCAGCCGAATATCAAGCCCATGAGAAGGCCATGCAGCCTGCACAACATGATCTTAACTAA